The following proteins are co-located in the Chloroflexota bacterium genome:
- a CDS encoding tetratricopeptide repeat protein, producing MSERRSRRELDKAIRREPSNAALRVERGDYYRERGRMHYASALRDYSDAIRLDPDCAEAYFGRGLVRVQEGRFSDAIRDYERATKLNSTLTHLDYAEAFYNKGNFHGSMREYDYAKKNYDKAIDINPEYIDSYLARGTIHGMKGEDDRALEDYDKAIDINPEHTTAYLGKGSVYEVKDEYDRAIRDYSKAIDIDPNFALAYYSRGIAYGSKNQYDRAILDFAKAIEINPDYAESYNNMGLSYYRKGEYDRAIQNLDEAIKIDPYLSL from the coding sequence ATGAGCGAGCGCAGAAGCAGACGGGAACTTGACAAGGCAATCAGGCGCGAACCGAGTAACGCCGCTCTGCGTGTGGAGCGTGGCGACTATTACCGTGAGCGCGGTAGGATGCACTACGCTAGCGCGCTCAGGGATTACAGCGACGCAATCAGGCTTGACCCTGACTGTGCGGAAGCCTACTTTGGCAGAGGGCTTGTGCGCGTTCAGGAAGGCAGATTTTCAGATGCGATTAGGGACTATGAGAGGGCGACTAAGCTCAATTCGACGCTGACGCATCTTGACTATGCTGAAGCCTTCTACAATAAGGGAAACTTCCACGGCAGTATGCGTGAATATGACTACGCTAAGAAAAATTACGATAAGGCCATCGACATCAACCCAGAATATATTGATTCCTACTTGGCCAGGGGAACAATACACGGCATGAAGGGCGAAGATGACCGAGCTTTAGAAGACTACGATAAGGCTATCGACATTAACCCGGAACATACAACGGCATACTTGGGCAAGGGAAGCGTGTACGAGGTTAAGGATGAATATGATCGTGCCATTCGAGATTACAGCAAAGCTATCGACATTGATCCCAACTTTGCCCTAGCCTACTATAGCAGGGGCATCGCCTACGGAAGCAAAAACCAATATGACCGTGCCATCCTGGACTTTGCCAAGGCCATCGAAATCAATCCAGACTATGCTGAATCGTACAACAACATGGGACTTTCTTACTATCGCAAGGGTGAATACGACCGTGCTATTCAGAACTTAGATGAGGCTATCAAAATCGACCCTTACCTTAGCCTATAA
- a CDS encoding PQQ-binding-like beta-propeller repeat protein has translation MPIDQQTQRRIMRLGVTALDEERACPGYVLFTPNFGPGEPRLIDLHGNIVHKWQMPYPPAFWGYLLPNGNLFYGGRAQDDTPLPFPNWAILKGGAMLEADWQGNVVWEHKDPMHHHDARRTESGGALYLGLYRVPDDFAKTVKGGIPVEEGNDMWADELVEVDADGNRVWSWLAHEHLDVETEVLTFNHPRENWTHGNTIAPLPNDRVLVSFRSISTVCIIDKATGDVEWKLGGDVLAQQHDPCMLDNGNVLIFDNGTQRHNDAFIFSRVIEVDPSTNEIVWEYRDRPMLNFHSNIISGARRLPNGNTLIAEGFFGRIFQVTPEGEVVWEYINPEFPENPFFGESNAVFRAEHYMPGEITGL, from the coding sequence ATGCCCATTGACCAACAGACGCAGCGGCGCATTATGCGGCTTGGCGTTACGGCGCTGGACGAAGAGCGCGCTTGCCCCGGATATGTGCTGTTCACGCCGAATTTCGGACCGGGCGAGCCGCGCCTCATCGACCTACACGGCAATATCGTCCACAAGTGGCAGATGCCGTATCCACCCGCGTTCTGGGGCTACTTGCTGCCCAATGGCAACCTGTTCTACGGCGGAAGAGCGCAGGACGACACGCCCTTGCCTTTCCCCAATTGGGCGATCCTGAAGGGCGGCGCGATGCTCGAAGCGGACTGGCAGGGCAATGTCGTCTGGGAACACAAGGACCCGATGCACCACCACGATGCGCGGCGCACGGAGTCCGGCGGCGCGCTGTATCTCGGATTGTATCGCGTGCCGGACGACTTCGCCAAGACGGTGAAGGGCGGCATCCCGGTGGAAGAGGGCAACGATATGTGGGCGGACGAGCTGGTCGAGGTGGACGCAGACGGTAATCGCGTCTGGTCGTGGCTGGCGCATGAGCATTTGGATGTGGAGACGGAAGTGCTGACATTCAACCATCCGCGCGAGAACTGGACGCACGGCAACACTATCGCGCCACTGCCGAACGACCGCGTGCTAGTCAGCTTCCGCAGCATATCGACGGTGTGTATCATCGACAAGGCGACGGGCGATGTAGAGTGGAAGCTGGGCGGCGATGTGCTCGCGCAGCAGCACGACCCGTGTATGCTGGACAACGGCAATGTGCTCATCTTCGACAACGGCACGCAGCGGCACAACGACGCGTTCATCTTCTCTCGCGTAATCGAAGTTGACCCTTCCACGAACGAAATCGTATGGGAATACCGCGACCGGCCGATGCTCAACTTCCACAGCAACATAATATCCGGAGCGCGTCGGCTGCCAAACGGCAACACTCTGATAGCGGAGGGCTTCTTCGGGCGCATATTTCAGGTTACGCCCGAAGGCGAAGTCGTGTGGGAATACATCAATCCGGAGTTCCCCGAAAACCCGTTCTTCGGAGAAAGCAACGCCGTCTTCCGCGCAGAACACTACATGCCGGGGGAGATTACGGGGCTGTAG
- a CDS encoding RNB domain-containing ribonuclease: protein MKPGELVAARMSGGITIARVVNVEASRVRIAVRRRKEARLPSERIVLATQVFADGDEQVAAFRQQSEGIASDVDIAELWEVVSDEHTAWKFSELAELYWGSEADAAQQVALLLCLDRDSLYFEDGKAGYTPRAPSAVEETLSRRRRQEQQAAEADDLLACLEHGELLPTLTAHQQMLVSSIREFAAHGDDYTRSALAKSLLDKMERKSGNLQRLAFDSLVSCGALAADEPIELMRDDIAEAFSDDALSAAESVSETELLDDPDRIDMTHLRPFTIDDADTQDRDDALSLELRGDTDANSDTAAKYRLGVHITDAGALIPQGGVLDETADLRMASLYIPDRKIPMLPTAVSHNKGSLEAGMRRAALSLIADIDADGSVLRYEVNPSVIVSDRALSYDEANTAITDATHDYHATLSALHTLTEALKRQRELAGAVNIDRAEMLIKIVSPDDVQVRVVQRDSAARQMVAECMVLCNTLLASFCRDHDVPASYRSQQAPDLSELGADLPPGVEIGDGALKQYLMLRRFAPAQSGNTAAPHGGLGVPAYIQATSPLRRYPDMVMQRQIAHYIRHGEPLYSVDDITSVAGRADVQLRAMGKLEDERRRYWLLKYFKLQMERAPDDDAAATFKATVLDNQPRRSALLELADYPFRVRARLPDNILPGATVTLRLHSVDLWEKRANFIHAPDEVPVP from the coding sequence TGGTGAATGTCGAAGCCTCGCGTGTGCGCATTGCCGTGCGGCGCAGGAAGGAAGCGCGCCTGCCGTCCGAGCGCATCGTGCTCGCCACGCAAGTCTTCGCGGACGGAGATGAGCAAGTTGCCGCCTTTCGGCAGCAGAGCGAAGGCATCGCGTCCGATGTGGATATTGCCGAACTGTGGGAAGTCGTCAGCGACGAGCATACTGCATGGAAATTCTCTGAATTAGCCGAACTCTACTGGGGTAGCGAGGCGGACGCGGCGCAGCAGGTCGCATTGCTGCTCTGCCTAGACCGCGATTCGCTGTACTTCGAGGACGGCAAGGCAGGCTACACACCGCGCGCGCCGTCCGCTGTCGAAGAGACGCTATCAAGGCGCAGACGACAGGAGCAGCAAGCCGCGGAAGCCGACGACCTGTTAGCCTGCTTAGAGCACGGCGAACTGCTGCCCACGCTCACCGCGCACCAGCAGATGCTCGTCAGCAGCATCCGCGAATTCGCGGCGCACGGCGACGATTACACGCGCAGCGCGCTGGCCAAATCGCTGCTCGACAAGATGGAGCGCAAGAGCGGCAATTTGCAGCGGCTCGCATTCGATTCGCTGGTCTCCTGCGGCGCGCTCGCAGCCGATGAGCCTATCGAACTGATGCGAGACGACATAGCCGAAGCGTTCTCCGATGACGCCCTATCCGCAGCCGAAAGCGTCAGCGAAACGGAATTGCTGGACGACCCGGATCGCATCGATATGACACACCTGCGCCCGTTCACCATCGACGACGCGGACACGCAGGACAGAGACGACGCCCTATCGTTAGAACTGCGTGGCGACACTGACGCGAACTCGGACACGGCTGCCAAGTATCGTCTTGGCGTGCATATCACCGATGCGGGCGCGCTCATTCCGCAGGGCGGCGTGCTGGACGAAACCGCAGACCTGCGAATGGCAAGCTTGTACATCCCGGACCGCAAGATTCCGATGCTGCCGACCGCCGTATCGCACAACAAGGGCAGCCTCGAAGCAGGCATGCGCCGAGCCGCGCTCAGCCTGATTGCGGACATAGATGCGGACGGCTCGGTGCTGCGCTACGAGGTCAATCCGTCTGTCATCGTCAGCGACCGCGCGCTATCCTACGACGAAGCGAACACGGCGATTACGGACGCGACGCACGATTACCACGCCACGCTGTCGGCGCTTCACACGCTTACGGAAGCGCTGAAACGGCAGCGAGAATTGGCAGGTGCGGTGAACATCGACAGAGCGGAGATGCTCATCAAGATAGTGTCGCCGGACGATGTGCAGGTCCGCGTAGTGCAGCGAGATTCGGCGGCGCGACAGATGGTCGCCGAGTGCATGGTGCTGTGCAACACGCTGCTCGCATCGTTCTGCCGCGACCACGATGTGCCGGCGTCATACCGTTCGCAGCAAGCGCCCGATCTCAGCGAGCTTGGCGCAGACCTGCCGCCCGGCGTGGAGATTGGCGATGGCGCATTAAAGCAGTACCTGATGCTGCGCCGCTTCGCGCCCGCGCAGAGCGGCAACACAGCCGCGCCGCACGGCGGACTGGGCGTGCCGGCGTACATACAGGCGACATCGCCGCTGCGTCGCTACCCGGACATGGTAATGCAGCGCCAGATTGCGCACTACATCCGGCACGGCGAGCCGCTGTACAGCGTCGATGATATAACGAGCGTCGCGGGCAGAGCCGATGTGCAATTGCGCGCGATGGGCAAGCTTGAAGACGAGCGCCGCCGCTACTGGCTGCTAAAGTACTTCAAGCTGCAAATGGAACGCGCGCCCGACGACGATGCCGCCGCAACTTTCAAAGCAACCGTGCTGGACAACCAGCCGCGCCGGTCGGCATTGCTAGAACTAGCCGACTACCCGTTCCGCGTGAGAGCCCGCCTGCCAGACAACATCCTGCCCGGTGCCACCGTAACCCTGCGCCTGCACAGCGTCGATCTCTGGGAAAAGCGCGCCAATTTCATCCACGCGCCCGACGAGGTTCCTGTTCCATGA
- a CDS encoding Asp-tRNA(Asn)/Glu-tRNA(Gln) amidotransferase GatCAB subunit A has protein sequence MRTTQARLMMSNAPLHFKPITEQAALLRSGELSPVELTQAYLDRIDALNGELGAYITVMGEQALAQAHQAAADMQAGADKGALHGIPVGIKDIIYTDGVLTSGGSKVLADFVPDSDSTIVRMLDAAGAVLLGKLNLSEFAVGGTIDHPFGTPRNPWNTNHTAGGSSSGSGIAAAGGLCAGALGSDTGGSVRGPAGFCGIVGLRPTYGRVTRQGVLAMCWSMDTVGPMTRTVADCALMLNAIAGKDALDPTSSDAPVPDYAANLDDGVRGLRIGMPTEMFDYEGLDADVRESVLRAVSVLEEHGATADEMSLPMSENSGAVFIGTADVDCAAYHANWLRTRPDDYDWSTRTRLETASLAPAWAYLRAQRARELIRRELHAALDKYDIIALPTGPVAAPPIEESTGKPGGYYQGRLDLGRRRYTSPAALAGLPALSVPCGFSDAGLPIGMQLIGKPFAEQTLFQVGQAYETATEWHARHPAV, from the coding sequence ATGCGGACGACGCAAGCGAGGCTGATGATGAGTAATGCCCCGCTTCATTTCAAGCCGATTACCGAGCAGGCGGCGTTGCTGCGCTCCGGCGAACTGTCGCCCGTGGAACTGACGCAAGCGTACCTCGATCGCATCGATGCGCTCAATGGCGAGCTGGGCGCGTACATCACCGTAATGGGCGAGCAGGCGTTGGCGCAGGCGCATCAAGCCGCAGCGGATATGCAGGCGGGCGCTGACAAGGGCGCGCTGCACGGCATCCCCGTCGGCATCAAGGACATTATCTACACTGACGGCGTGCTCACATCGGGCGGCTCGAAGGTGCTGGCGGACTTCGTGCCGGACTCGGATTCGACCATCGTGCGCATGCTCGACGCCGCCGGCGCGGTGCTGCTGGGCAAGCTGAACCTCAGCGAGTTTGCCGTTGGCGGCACTATCGACCATCCTTTTGGCACGCCGCGCAACCCGTGGAACACGAACCACACGGCGGGCGGGTCAAGCAGCGGCTCGGGCATCGCGGCGGCGGGCGGACTTTGCGCCGGCGCGCTCGGTTCGGATACCGGCGGCAGCGTGCGCGGACCGGCCGGGTTCTGCGGCATCGTCGGGCTGCGTCCAACTTATGGCCGGGTTACGCGGCAAGGCGTGCTCGCGATGTGCTGGTCGATGGATACCGTCGGCCCGATGACGCGCACGGTCGCGGACTGCGCGCTGATGCTGAACGCCATCGCAGGCAAGGACGCGCTCGATCCGACTTCGAGCGACGCGCCTGTGCCTGATTACGCGGCGAATCTCGATGACGGCGTGCGTGGCTTGCGCATCGGCATGCCGACCGAGATGTTCGACTACGAAGGTTTGGACGCGGATGTGCGCGAATCCGTGCTGCGCGCCGTCAGCGTGCTGGAAGAGCACGGCGCGACTGCCGACGAGATGTCGCTGCCGATGAGTGAGAACAGCGGCGCTGTGTTCATCGGTACGGCGGATGTGGACTGCGCGGCGTATCACGCGAACTGGCTGCGGACGCGCCCGGACGACTACGACTGGAGCACGCGCACACGGCTGGAAACCGCGTCGCTCGCGCCTGCGTGGGCGTATCTGCGCGCGCAGCGAGCGCGAGAACTAATCCGCCGTGAACTCCATGCCGCGCTGGACAAGTACGACATCATCGCGCTGCCCACGGGCCCCGTCGCCGCGCCGCCAATAGAAGAATCGACAGGCAAGCCGGGTGGGTATTACCAGGGCAGGCTGGATTTGGGACGGCGACGCTACACAAGCCCGGCTGCGCTCGCCGGACTGCCCGCGCTTTCCGTGCCATGTGGCTTCTCGGACGCGGGCTTGCCCATCGGCATGCAGCTAATTGGCAAGCCTTTCGCCGAGCAGACGCTGTTCCAAGTGGGGCAGGCATACGAAACCGCGACAGAATGGCACGCGCGGCATCCGGCGGTGTGA
- a CDS encoding tetratricopeptide repeat protein: MRLSKSTLTLAYNNRGCAYKDKGEYDRAIADYDKAISLTPDFPEAYNNKGLAYYGNGDYIHAIENYAKAIGINPNHAYPYLNRGITYAILGDQDRTIADLDDAVRLCPNYEADFIDKKFVAIDGSIELAMELLKSVVNSPRKSEFDYYYTGVRSLFLNDLLSAEMCFMKASKLGSEFAAKIDRHLENLKNRK, encoded by the coding sequence ATGAGGCTATCAAAATCGACCCTTACCTTAGCCTATAACAACAGGGGATGTGCCTATAAAGACAAAGGTGAATACGACCGTGCTATTGCCGACTATGACAAAGCCATCAGTCTAACCCCAGACTTTCCTGAGGCCTACAATAACAAAGGACTAGCATATTATGGTAATGGCGATTATATCCATGCCATTGAGAATTACGCCAAGGCCATTGGCATAAATCCTAACCACGCCTACCCATATCTTAACAGGGGAATTACCTACGCTATTCTTGGTGATCAAGACCGCACCATTGCGGATTTAGATGACGCCGTAAGACTGTGTCCCAATTATGAAGCCGACTTTATCGATAAGAAATTTGTCGCGATAGATGGTAGTATAGAACTTGCTATGGAGTTGCTGAAGAGCGTGGTGAACAGCCCGCGCAAGAGCGAGTTCGACTATTACTATACTGGAGTGCGGTCTCTCTTCCTGAACGATTTGCTTTCAGCCGAGATGTGTTTCATGAAAGCGAGCAAACTTGGGAGCGAGTTCGCGGCAAAGATAGATCGACACTTGGAGAACTTGAAGAACAGGAAATAG